One genomic window of Leptolyngbya sp. NIES-3755 includes the following:
- a CDS encoding hypothetical protein (similar to AA sequence:cyanobase_aa:AM1_B0183) has protein sequence MDSHPLELELWQELEEATQAPQFVNFELLWSLLEEAIQHLSQAQQLEIAGHAIEQMAEIIRLRSTLLISEWEAAHSEVDQEAPTIEMALVDTWVRQSMTVNLDAFVEQPRSTRRRSIKVKLAPTDSIVREVEPAAIVQMLDAMEREQSAADMVRQLAGEEDVEAWSSSIEQWLQNHAVEDSISFLQLWQQLEMPWVEVWLGLLLGGFKLRQSGRFYESDVWITEFDRKLTAGS, from the coding sequence ATGGACTCCCACCCGCTAGAACTAGAACTCTGGCAAGAACTCGAAGAGGCAACGCAAGCACCCCAATTTGTGAACTTTGAGTTGTTGTGGTCGCTGTTGGAAGAAGCGATCCAGCATTTATCGCAAGCGCAACAGTTAGAGATCGCAGGTCATGCGATCGAGCAGATGGCAGAAATCATTCGACTGAGATCGACGCTGCTCATTTCGGAATGGGAAGCCGCGCATTCTGAAGTCGATCAAGAAGCTCCGACGATCGAGATGGCACTGGTCGATACTTGGGTGCGTCAGTCGATGACAGTGAATCTGGATGCTTTCGTTGAACAGCCACGCTCCACACGACGGCGATCGATCAAAGTCAAGTTAGCACCGACCGATTCAATTGTGCGAGAAGTCGAACCTGCTGCAATCGTACAAATGCTCGATGCAATGGAGCGAGAACAAAGTGCAGCAGACATGGTACGGCAATTGGCAGGTGAGGAAGATGTTGAGGCATGGTCCTCATCGATTGAGCAATGGTTACAGAATCACGCGGTTGAAGACTCAATCTCATTCTTACAGCTTTGGCAACAGCTAGAGATGCCGTGGGTTGAGGTGTGGTTAGGGTTACTCTTAGGCGGATTTAAGTTGCGGCAATCTGGACGATTTTATGAATCGGACGTGTGGATTACTGAGTTTGACAGAAAATTAACGGCTGGCTCATAA
- a CDS encoding hypothetical protein (similar to AA sequence:cyanobase_aa:alr7300), with the protein MSSTFQPQEQTFVLVPSSDQPLNPAIVNEEFCRYSGVIPMDWELARDPIYTPQLVQLSYQNGVTITAQPNRILFTEVIANKDASEYQAAQLARQFVQALPNLKIEAFGFNPLGHAQIGDTEESSQNYLTQTLLAPGAWQTVGEAPMRSRISLTYTLEHSQLNLTISEANLRGEDDSFTPVIVFSGNFSYSVEGETAEACRASVLQQLDRSSADLDFFIGLINEKFLAAVTAAPALLPVFA; encoded by the coding sequence ATGTCTTCTACCTTTCAGCCTCAAGAGCAGACCTTTGTGCTGGTACCGAGCAGCGACCAACCGCTCAATCCTGCGATCGTCAACGAAGAATTTTGCCGCTACAGTGGTGTGATTCCGATGGACTGGGAACTCGCCCGCGATCCCATCTACACGCCGCAACTCGTGCAACTGAGCTATCAAAATGGTGTAACAATCACTGCACAGCCGAATCGAATTCTGTTTACCGAAGTGATCGCCAATAAAGATGCTTCAGAGTACCAGGCAGCGCAACTCGCACGTCAATTTGTGCAAGCCCTCCCGAATTTGAAAATTGAAGCGTTCGGATTCAATCCGTTGGGTCATGCACAAATTGGCGATACCGAAGAATCAAGCCAGAACTATCTGACTCAAACATTGCTCGCACCCGGTGCGTGGCAAACCGTCGGTGAAGCACCGATGCGAAGCCGGATTAGCTTAACCTACACCCTGGAACACAGCCAACTGAATCTGACAATCAGCGAAGCAAATTTGCGGGGTGAAGATGATAGCTTTACGCCTGTGATTGTTTTCTCTGGCAACTTCAGCTACAGCGTTGAAGGTGAAACGGCTGAAGCGTGTCGTGCTTCCGTGTTGCAGCAGTTAGATCGATCGTCCGCAGACCTCGACTTCTTCATCGGCTTGATCAACGAGAAGTTTTTAGCCGCTGTTACCGCAGCTCCTGCCTTGCTGCCTGTGTTTGCTTAA
- a CDS encoding IS1 transposase (similar to AA sequence:cyanobase_aa:LBDG_57440), producing the protein MVLEPVCCPSCNSTNVVKNGKSDEGKQRYRCRNTDCSRRSFIREYSYRGYLPEVKQQISDMAMNGSGIRDTARVLKISPTTVIEELKKDRHLEQVNTALLQQMESPPPIAMVVKVEAAEMDEMWSFVQSKKQQRWLWHAIDHRTGVVLAYVLAPHEDAALKHLQQLLAPFAIERFYTDSWGAYLRLLDSQKHTVGKTNTQRIERKHLTLRTRIKRLARKTICFSKSTWLHDVVIGLFINRYEFGRTV; encoded by the coding sequence ATGGTACTTGAACCCGTTTGCTGCCCAAGCTGTAACAGTACGAACGTTGTCAAAAATGGCAAGAGTGACGAAGGCAAACAGCGTTATCGTTGTCGCAATACCGATTGCTCTCGCCGTTCTTTCATCCGAGAGTACAGCTATCGGGGGTATTTGCCGGAAGTCAAGCAGCAAATTAGCGATATGGCGATGAATGGCAGTGGCATTCGGGATACGGCAAGAGTGCTGAAGATTAGCCCAACCACTGTGATTGAAGAATTAAAAAAAGATCGCCATCTCGAACAAGTCAACACCGCGCTACTACAGCAGATGGAAAGTCCGCCACCGATCGCGATGGTGGTCAAAGTTGAAGCAGCAGAAATGGATGAGATGTGGAGCTTTGTGCAATCCAAAAAACAGCAACGTTGGTTGTGGCACGCAATTGATCATCGTACAGGTGTTGTCCTCGCTTATGTTCTCGCTCCGCATGAAGATGCAGCCCTCAAGCACCTTCAGCAACTGCTTGCCCCGTTTGCCATTGAGCGGTTCTACACTGATAGTTGGGGGGCTTACTTGCGATTGTTAGACTCCCAAAAACACACGGTTGGTAAGACAAACACACAACGCATTGAGCGCAAGCACTTAACCCTTCGCACTCGCATCAAGCGATTAGCTCGAAAAACCATCTGCTTTTCTAAGTCCACTTGGTTGCACGATGTAGTGATTGGATTGTTCATTAACCGCTATGAATTTGGGCGGACGGTCTGA
- a CDS encoding TPR repeat-containing protein (similar to AA sequence:cyanobase_aa:Npun_R0837) — MLSCSYQFGGSLPFDHPTYVERQADLDLYEALSAETFCYVLNPRQMGKSSLRVRTMQKLQAKGTICALLDLNGLGSYVSPEHWYTGIALNLANAFPSLDRATWRNWWSEHRDLSAPQRLGEFIEKVLLRATSQQIVIFVDEIETILSLDFSADDFLALIRFFYNCRADNPIFNRLTFALFGVATPSDLMRDKHRAPFNIGQAIRLQRFQLHEVEPLGHVLDLCILCENRTVF, encoded by the coding sequence ATGCTATCCTGCTCTTACCAATTCGGAGGCTCTCTGCCGTTTGATCACCCGACTTATGTTGAGCGTCAAGCTGATTTGGATCTGTATGAAGCGCTGAGTGCAGAAACGTTCTGTTATGTCTTAAATCCAAGACAGATGGGAAAATCTAGCTTGCGGGTGCGGACGATGCAGAAACTTCAAGCAAAGGGAACGATTTGCGCTTTGCTCGACCTCAATGGACTCGGTAGTTATGTCTCCCCTGAACATTGGTATACGGGCATTGCTTTGAATCTAGCAAATGCTTTTCCGAGTCTCGATCGCGCCACTTGGCGAAACTGGTGGAGCGAGCATCGCGATCTCTCTGCGCCACAACGTTTGGGCGAGTTCATCGAAAAAGTACTCCTGCGAGCGACTTCTCAACAGATCGTGATCTTCGTCGATGAGATTGAAACAATTCTCAGCCTCGACTTCTCTGCGGATGACTTTCTCGCACTGATTCGGTTCTTCTACAATTGTCGAGCCGACAACCCCATCTTTAATCGTTTGACGTTTGCTTTATTTGGGGTTGCAACCCCGTCTGATTTGATGCGCGATAAGCATCGTGCGCCGTTTAATATCGGTCAAGCCATCCGTCTTCAACGATTTCAATTGCACGAAGTTGAACCGCTTGGTCATGTTCTAGACCTGTGTATTTTATGCGAGAATAGAACGGTTTTCTAA
- a CDS encoding hypothetical protein (similar to AA sequence:cyanobase_aa:PCC7424_5742) — protein MQINQMLTEMARKYNLSPPETEAFLAWFESDMNQEQVIQKLNLSLSSFTARMSGVYRKFSIGGDSPGKSKRLLHFLLREGVKLKATATLEDNENSDLAPTNGKADKLQNSGSHQLIEPKVLYYVERPPTEALCREAILQPGALIRVKAPRQRGKTLLLTTMLDYADRQGYRSAYLNLRLPEVEIVQNLERFLRWFCLSLSQQLELPHQLNEYWDESFGLNDNCTIYLKDYLLATSEQPLLICLDNVDRLFPYSIVAQEFLGLLRTWRETAQVFKDWAKLRLIVAHSTEVYVPLDVKRSPFNVGMPVQLSEFTQTQVAELAQNLQLSITTSDIEQLTQTAGGHPWMVYQAFMLLRTEPQRSLQELLRSAATESGLYSNHLRNLWAELQESSDLLIAMQAVIDQKKAVQLKPEQAYRLDSLGIVRWQGNTVVAFCDIYQQYFHYRFSTL, from the coding sequence ATGCAAATCAACCAGATGCTGACGGAAATGGCAAGAAAGTACAATCTTTCTCCACCTGAAACAGAGGCATTCTTAGCTTGGTTTGAGAGCGATATGAACCAAGAGCAGGTGATTCAAAAACTTAACCTCTCACTTTCAAGCTTCACTGCCCGCATGAGTGGCGTTTATCGAAAGTTCAGCATTGGCGGCGATAGTCCGGGGAAATCAAAGCGACTTCTACATTTCCTGCTGAGAGAAGGCGTTAAATTGAAAGCAACCGCCACATTGGAGGATAATGAAAACAGCGATTTAGCACCTACCAATGGTAAAGCGGACAAACTACAAAACTCAGGGAGCCATCAATTGATTGAACCGAAAGTTTTGTACTATGTAGAACGTCCCCCAACTGAAGCGCTTTGTCGTGAAGCAATTCTGCAACCTGGTGCGTTGATCCGAGTGAAAGCCCCTCGTCAACGCGGCAAAACGCTCTTGCTAACCACAATGTTAGATTATGCAGACCGTCAAGGATATCGATCTGCTTATCTCAATCTACGTCTGCCCGAAGTTGAGATTGTACAAAATCTAGAACGGTTTCTACGATGGTTTTGTCTCAGCCTCAGTCAACAGCTTGAACTGCCGCATCAATTGAATGAATACTGGGATGAAAGCTTTGGGCTGAACGACAATTGCACAATTTATCTAAAAGACTATCTTTTAGCGACCTCAGAGCAACCCCTGCTCATCTGTCTGGATAATGTGGATCGGCTCTTTCCGTATTCGATCGTCGCTCAGGAGTTTTTAGGATTACTGCGAACTTGGCGAGAAACAGCACAGGTTTTTAAGGATTGGGCAAAGCTGCGACTGATTGTGGCGCATTCAACTGAAGTTTATGTGCCTCTCGATGTGAAACGCTCTCCCTTCAATGTTGGAATGCCCGTTCAGCTCTCAGAATTTACCCAAACACAAGTGGCTGAATTGGCACAAAATCTTCAATTGTCAATCACCACATCTGATATTGAGCAACTCACGCAAACCGCAGGCGGGCATCCGTGGATGGTCTACCAAGCTTTCATGCTGTTGAGGACTGAGCCTCAACGATCACTGCAAGAACTTCTGCGATCCGCAGCAACAGAAAGCGGATTGTACAGCAACCATCTGAGAAACCTTTGGGCAGAGTTACAAGAAAGCTCAGATCTACTGATCGCGATGCAGGCAGTCATCGATCAAAAGAAAGCGGTGCAACTCAAGCCAGAGCAAGCCTATCGGTTAGATAGTTTAGGTATTGTGCGTTGGCAAGGCAATACTGTCGTTGCATTTTGCGACATTTATCAGCAATATTTCCATTACCGCTTCAGCACCTTATAA